One part of the Phacochoerus africanus isolate WHEZ1 chromosome 7, ROS_Pafr_v1, whole genome shotgun sequence genome encodes these proteins:
- the TCF20 gene encoding transcription factor 20 isoform X3 → MQSFREQSSYHGNQQSYPQEVHGSSRIEEFSPRQTQMFQNFGGAGGGSGSSGGSSSGGRRGTAAAAAAMASETSGHQGYQGFRKEAGDFYYMAGNKDPVATGTPQPPQRRPSGPVQSYGPPQGSSFSNQYGSEGHVGQFQAQHSALGGVSHYQQDYTGPFSPGSAQYQQQPSSQQQQQVQQLRQQLYQSHQPLPQATGQPASGSSHLQPMQRPSTLSASAAGYQLRVGQFGQHYQSSAASSSSSSFPSPQRFSQSGQSYDGSYSVNAGSQYEGHNVGSNAQAYGTQSNYSYQPQSMKNFEQAKIPQGTQQGQQQQQQQQQQQQQQQQQQHPPQHVMQYPNSATKLPLQSQVGQYSQPEVPVRSPMQFHQNFSPISNPSPAASVVQSPSCSSTPSPLMQSGENLQCGQGSVPIGSRNRILQLMPQLSPTPSMMPSPNSHAAGFKGFGLEGVPEKRLTDPGLSSLSALSTQVANLPNTVQHMLLSDALTPQKKTSKRPSSSSKKTDSGTNSEGSSQAEEQLKSPLAESLDGGCSSSSEDQGERVRQLSGQSTSSDTTYKGGASEKAGSSPAQGTQNEAPRLSASPAAGEETTSPGAKDTPVSSEGNPKVNEKTVGVIVSREAMTGRVEKPGGQEKGAQEEDPAATQRPPSTGGAKETGHASLPQPEPPGGGSKGSKNGDSNSSHNGEGNGQSGHATGGSGFIGRTEPSKSPGSLRYSYKDSFGSAVPRNVSGFPQYPSGQDKGDFPGHAERKGRNEKFPSLLQEVLQGYHHHPDRRYSRSAQEHQGMAGGLEGATRPNVLVSQTNELASRGLLNKSIGSLLENPHWGPWERKSSGTAPEMKQINLADYPIPRKFEIEPQSSAHEPGGSLSERRSVICDISPLRQIVRDPGAHSLGHMGADTRLGRNERLNPSLSQSVILPGGLVSMETKLKSQSGQIKEEDFEQPKSQASFNNKKSGDHCHPASIKHESYRGNASPGAAAHDAISDYGPQDSRPMPLRRVPGRVGGREGMRGRSPSQYHDFSEKLKMSPGRSRGPGGDPHHMNPHMTFSERANRSSLHTPFSPNSESLASAYHTNTRAHAYGDPNAGLNSQLHYKRQMYQQQQEEYKDWSSTSAQGVIAAAQHRQEGPRKSPRQQQFLDRVRSPLKNDKDGMMYGPPMGTYHDPSGQEGGRCLMSSDGLSNKGIELKHGSQKLQQESCWDLSRQTSPAKSSGPPGMSSQKRYGPPHETDGHGLAESTQSSKPSNVMLRLPGQEDHSSQNPLIMRRRVRSFISPIPSKRQSQDVKNSNTEDKGRLLHPLKEGADKAFNSYAHLSHSQELKSIPKRESSKDLPSPDSRNCPAVTLTSPAKTKILPPRKGRGLKLEAIVQKITSPNIRRSASSNSAEAGGDTVTLDDILSLKSGPPEAGSVAAPDAEMEKRKGAGVPDLVGPTSQESSVEKPLARSSEEWRGGGDDKVKTEAHLDSVTPGKEPAGAMTSATSQKPGSNQGRPDGSLGGAAPLIFPDSKNVPPTGILAPEANPKAEEKENDTATISPKQEGFPPKGYFPSGKKKGRPIGSVNKQKKQQQPPPPPPQPPQIPEGSADGEPKPKKQRQRRERRKPGAQPRKRKTKQAVPIVEPQEPEIKLKYATQPLDKTDAKNKSFFPYIHVVNKCELGAVCTIINAEEEEQTKLVRGRKGQRSLTPPPSSTESKALPASSFMLQGPVVTESSVMGHLVCCLCGKWASYRNMGDLFGPFYPQDYAATLPKNPPPKRATEMQSKVKVRHKSASNGSKTDTEEEEEQQQQQKEQRSLAAHPRFKRRHRSEDCGGGPRSLSRGLPCKKATTEGSSEKTALDSKPSVSTTSEGGPELELQIPELPLDSNEFWVHEGCILWANGIYLVCGRLYGLQEALEIAREMKCSHCQEAGATLGCYNKGCSFRYHYPCAIDADCLLQEENFSVRCPKHKVRLWR, encoded by the coding sequence ATGCAGTCCTTTCGGGAGCAAAGCAGTTACCACGGAAACCAGCAGAGCTACCCACAGGAGGTACACGGCTCATCCCGGATAGAAGAGTTCAGCCCTCGTCAGACCCAGATGTTCCAGAATTTTGGGGGTGCAGGTGGCGGTAGTGGCagcagtggtggcagcagcagtggtGGACGACGAGGCACAGCGGCTGCTGCTGCAGCGATGGCTAGTGAAACCTCCGGCCATCAAGGCTACCAGGGTTTCAGGAAAGAAGCTGGAGACTTTTACTACATGGCAGGCAACAAAGACCCCGTGGCCACGGGAACCCCGCAGCCTCCTCAGCGAAGGCCTTCTGGGCCTGTGCAGAGCTATGGACCCCCCCAGGGGAGCAGCTTCAGCAATCAGTATGGGAGTGAGGGTCATGTGGGCCAGTTTCAAGCACAGCACTCTGCCCTTGGTGGTGTGTCTCATTATCAGCAGGATTACACTGGGCCTTTCTCTCCAGGGAGTGCTCAGTACCAGCAGCAGCCTTCCAGCCAACAACAGCAGCAAGTACAGCAGTTGAGACAACAGCTTTACCAGTCCCATCAGCCCCTGCCACAAGCCACTGGCCAGCCAGCATCTGGCTCATCCCATCTGCAGCCAATGCAGCGGCCCTCAACCTTGTCAGCCTCTGCTGCTGGTTACCAGTTGAGAGTAGGTCAGTTTGGCCAACACTACCAGTCTtctgccgcctcctcctcctcctcctccttcccttcaccACAACGTTTTAGCCAGTCTGGACAGAGCTATGACGGCAGTTACAGTGTGAATGCTGGATCCCAGTACGAAGGACATAATGTGGGCTCTAACGCACAGGCTTATGGAACACAATCAAATTACAGCTATCAACCTCAATCTATGAAGAATTTCGAACAGGCAAAGATTCCTCAAGGGACtcagcaggggcagcagcagcagcagcagcagcagcaacagcagcagcagcagcagcagcaacagcatccCCCTCAGCATGTGATGCAGTATCCCAACTCTGCCACCAAGTTGCCCCTGCAGAGCCAGGTGGGGCAGTACAGCCAGCCCGAGGTTCCTGTGAGGTCCCCCATGCAGTTTCACCAGAACTTCAGCCCCATTTCTAACCCTTCCCCAGCTGCCTCTGTGGTCCAGTCTCCAAGCTGTAGCTCTACCCCCTCTCCTCTTATGCAGAGTGGGGAGAATCTCCAGTGTGGGCAAGGCAGTGTGCCCATAGGCTCCAGAAACCGAATTCTGCAGTTAATGCCTCAGCTCAGCCCAACCCCATCAATGATGCCCAGTCCTAATTCTCACGCTGCAGGCTTCAAAGGGTTTGGACTAGAAGGGGTGCCAGAGAAGCGGCTGACAGATCCTGGGTTGAGTAGTTTGAGTGCCCTGAGCACTCAAGTGGCCAATCTTCCGAACACTGTTCAGCACATGCTACTTTCTGACGCCTTGACCCCTCAGAAGAAGACCTCCAAGAGGCCCTCCTCATCTTCTAAGAAAACAGACAGCGGCACAAATTCGGAAGGCTCCTCGCAGGCTGAAGAACAGCTGAAGTCTCCGCTGGCAGAGTCTCTGGATGGAGGCTGCTCCAGCAGCTCTGAGGATCAAGGCGAGCGGGTGAGGCAGCTGAGCGGCCAGAGCACCAGCTCTGACACCACCTACAAGGGTGGAGCCTCAGAGAAAGCAGGCTCCTCACCAGCACAAGGCACTCAGAACGAAGCCCCCAGGCTCAGCGCCAGTCCTGCAGCCGGAGAAGAGACCACCTCCCCAGGTGCTAAGGACACGCCGGTGTCGTCTGAGGGCAATCCCAAAGTCAACGAGAAGACGGTTGGGGTGATCGTCTCCCGGGAAGCTATGACAGGTCGGGTAGAAAAGCCTGGTGGGCAAGAGAAAGGCGCCCAAGAGGAGGATCCTGCAGCCACTCAAAGGCCACCCAGCACTGGCGGGGCCAAGGAGACCGGCCACGCGTCCCTTCCACAGCCAGAACCTCCAGGAGGAGGGAGTAAAGGAAGCAAGAACGGAGATAGCAACTCCAGCCACAACGGAGAAGGAAATGGCCAGAGTGGGCACGCCACGGGGGGCTCTGGTTTTATCGGCAGAACTGAGCCCAGCAAATCTCCTGGGAGCTTGCGTTATAGTTACAAAGATAGTTTTGGGTCAGCTGTGCCAAGAAACGTCAGTGGCTTTCCTCAGTATCCTTCAGGACAAGATAAGGGGGACTTCCCTGGCCACGCGGAGCGAAAGGGTCGGAATGAGAAGTTCCCCAGCCTCCTGCAGGAAGTGCTTCAGGGTTATCACCACCACCCCGACCGGAGGTATTCTAGGAGCGCTCAGGAGCACCAGGGCATGGCCGGTGGCCTGGAAGGAGCCACGAGGCCTAATGTCCTAGTTAGTCAAACCAATGAATTAGCTAGCAGGGGCCTTTTGAACAAAAGCATTGGGTCCCTCCTAGAAAACCCCCACTGGGGCCCCTGGGAAAGGAAATCAAGCGGCACAGCCCCCGAAATGAAACAGATCAACTTGGCTGACTATCCAATTCCCAGAAAGTTTGAGATCGAGCCTCAGTCATCAGCCCATGAGCCCGGGGGTTCCCTCTCTGAGAGGAGATCAGTGATTTGTGACATTTCTCCACTAAGACAGATTGTCAGGGACCCAGGGGCTCACTCACTGGGACACATGGGTGCCGACACCAGACTTGGGAGGAATGAACGTCTCAATCCAAGTTTAAGTCAGTCAGTCATTCTTCCCGGTGGGCTGGTGTCCATGGAAACAAAGCTGAAGTCCCAGAGTGGGCAGATAAAAGAGGAAGACTTTGAACAGCCCAAATCGCAAGCTagcttcaacaacaaaaaatctggaGACCACTGCCACCCTGCCAGCATCAAGCATGAGTCTTACCGAGGAAACGCCAGCCCTGGGGCAGCAGCCCATGATGCCATCTCAGACTACGGCCCACAGGACAGCAGGCCCATGCCGTTGCGGCGGGTCCCTGGCAGAGTTGGTGGTCGGGAGGGCATGAGGGGTCGGTCCCCTTCTCAGTACCATGACTTTTCAGAAAAGTTGAAGATGTCTCCTGGGAGGAGCAGAGGCCCGGGAGGAGACCCCCACCACATGAACCCACACATGACCTTTTCAGAGAGGGCCAACAGGAGTTCTCTGCACACTCCCTTTTCTCCTAACTCAGAAAGCCTGGCCTCTGCGTATCACACAAACACTCGTGCTCACGCTTATGGGGACCCCAATGCAGGTTTGAATTCTCAGCTCCACTATAAGAGACAGATGTACCAACAGCAGCAAGAGGAGTATAAAGACTGGAGCAGCACTTCTGCTCAGGGAGTAATCGCTGCGGCACAGCACAGGCAGGAGGGACCCCGGAAGAGCCCAAGGCAGCAGCAGTTTCTCGACCGAGTACGAAGCCCCCTGAAGAATGACAAAGATGGCATGATGTATGGCCCACCGATGGGGACTTACCATGACCCGAGTGGTCAGGAGGGTGGGCGCTGCCTCATGTCTAGCGATGGTCTTTCTAACAAAGGCATTGAGTTGAAGCACGGCTCCCAGAAGTTACAGCAGGAATCTTGTTGGGATCTTTCTCGGCAGACTTCTCCAGCCAAAAGCAGCGGTCCTCCAGGAATGTCCAGTCAAAAAAGGTATGGACCACCCCATGAGACTGATGGACACGGGCTAGCTGAGTCTACACAGTCATCCAAACCTAGTAATGTTATGCTAAGGCTTCCAGGTCAAGAGGATCATTCTTCTCAGAACCCCTTAATCATGAGGAGGCGTGTCCGTTCTTTCATCTCTCCCATTCCCAGTAAGAGACAGTCACAAGATGTGAAGAACAGTAACACTGAAGATAAAGGGCgcctccttcacccactgaaagaAGGCGCTGATAAAGCATTCAATTCCTATGCCCATCTTTCTCACAGTCAGGAGCTCAAGTCCATCCCCAAGAGAGAATCCTCCAAAGACCTTCCAAGTCCAGATAGTAGAAACTGCCCTGCTGTTACCCTCACAAGTCCTGCTAAGACCAAAATACTACCCCCACGGAAAGGACGGGGATTGAAATTGGAAGCTATCGTTCAGAAGATCACCTCCCCGAACATTAGGAGGAGCGCCTCCTCGAACAGCGCCGAGGCTGGGGGAGACACGGTCACTCTCGATGACATCCTGTCTTTGAAGAGCGGCCCTCCCGAAGCTGGGAGCGTCGCTGCTCCGGAtgcagagatggagaagagaaaaggtgCAGGGGTACCTGACCTGGTGGGTCCCACCAGCCAGGAGTCGAGCGTAGAAAAGCCTCTGGCCCGGTCCTCAGAGGAGTGGCGCGGCGGTGGGGACGACAAAGTGAAGACCGAGGCACACCTAGACTCGGTTACTCCTGGAAAGGAACCCGCTGGTGCCATGACGTCCGCAACCTCACAGAAGCCTGGGAGTAACCAAGGGAGACCAGATGGCTCCCTGGGCGGGGCAGCACCTTTAATCTTTCCTGACTCCAAGAATGTGCCTCCAACGGGCATCCTGGCTCCTGAGGCGAACCCCAAGGCTGAAGAGAAGGAGAACGATACAGCGACCATCTCCCCCAAACAGGAGGGCTTCCCCCCGAAGGGTTACTTCCCATCGGGAAAGAAGAAGGGGAGACCCATTGGTAGTgtgaataaacaaaagaaacaacagcagccaccacctccaccccctcaGCCTCCTCAGATACCAGAAGGTTCTGCAGATGGAGAGCCAAAGCCAAAAAAGCAGAGGCAAAGGAGGGAGAGACGGAAGCCTGGGGCACAGCCAAGGAAGCGGAAAACCAAACAGGCAGTTCCCATCGTAGAACCCCAAGAACCCGAGATCAAACTGAAGTATGCCACCCAGCCACTGGATAAAACCGATGCCAAGAACAAGTCCTTTTTCCCTTATATCCATGTAGTAAATAAGTGTGAACTTGGAGCCGTTTGTACAATCATCAATGCTGAGGAAGAGGAGCAGACCAAATTGGTGAGGGGTCGGAAGGGTCAGAGGTCCCTGACCCCTCCACCCAGCAGCACGGAGAGCAAGGCGCTCCCAGCTTCGTCCTTCATGCTGCAGGGACCTGTGGTGACAGAGTCCTCTGTTATGGGGCACCTGGTTTGCTGTCTGTGTGGCAAGTGGGCCAGTTACCGGAACATGGGTGACCTCTTTGGACCCTTTTACCCCCAAGATTATGCAGCCACTCTCCCCAAGAATCCGCCTCCTAAGAGGGCCACGGAAATGCAGAGCAAAGTTAAGGTACGGCACAAAAGCGCTTCAAATGGCTCCAAGACGGAcactgaggaggaggaagagcagcagcagcagcagaaggagCAGAGGAGCCTCGCTGCCCACCCCAGGTTTAAGCGGCGACACCGCTCGGAAGACTGTGGCGGAGGCCCCCGGTCCCTGTCCAGGGGGCTCCCTTGTAAAAAAGCAACCACCGAGGGCAGCAGTGAAAAGACTGCCTTGGACTCAAAGCCCTCCGTGTCCACCACTTCAGAAGGCGGCCCCGAGTTGGAGTTACAAATCCCTGAACTACCTCTTGACAGCAATGAATTTTGGGTCCATGAGGGTTGTATTCTCTGGGCCAATGGAATCTACCTGGTCTGTGGCAGGCTCTACGGCCTGCAGGAAGCGCTGGAAATAGCCAGAGAGATG